One Thiomicrorhabdus sp. genomic region harbors:
- a CDS encoding methyl-accepting chemotaxis protein, with product MFANLSLKYKIFITAVGIGLTVAIFEGATSYFSNVVPVKERIDKQMIQKMDSLIRSEIDFKVQAGIIGSSAVSMESKVIEALQVEDREDLIPLISGIRDHYAKQTDYKNIGTQIITADGRSLIKSWAPESWGQDLTNSPLIQRAMQEKHAFGALAIGDQGVSVVAVSPIFDHADKDAFLGMVSFKQGLKSVVKDVKKTINGDWILLIDRNYIKDTYGTMPVLDDNTPIGSHYILANNHWFAPDAVSALQSSFQETPGEETSITLHDHQVQVNIPAFDENNRIMGRHVFLLDNSEYMEPIEHAEYAAWEQLIVLSLGIIMLSLVIVYTVIRQVIRPLESMQEQTAEILSSGNFSLRIPNSSKDEVGQTAHAINTLLSQVSVALDEANDSVAAMAKGDFTQCIRGEYQGDLLALKTGVNQSIDTIQKVMNGISQMMQALREGDYQFRLSLQSEGDYARIISDAQHAIEKTDAVISDINRVMTDMQSGHFQSRVETPANGQLEQLKERINLSLESLNNAMNDIIHVVSAQSEGNLTTIIDNDYQGDLATLKEVINQSAATLAESIGVAVNAANSVQHEANDLAKDANDLSGRIQEQAAAIEETSATMEEMNSAVQNNTENAHRASQVVEQVQQETQQADQVMRRTIEAMTGIHESSNEIADIVTLIDSIAFQTNLLALNAAVEAARAGEHGRGFAVVAGEVRALAQKSAEAAKEIKSLIDANVERIGQGTALVDQSGQVMQQIAASISEVTRMIQQISHASSEQAEGVSQVYQAISDIDSTTQQNSAVVERTSASAAKMNHQASELSLNMAHFKT from the coding sequence ATGTTTGCGAATCTCTCACTTAAATACAAAATTTTTATTACCGCCGTTGGAATCGGCCTGACGGTAGCAATCTTTGAAGGCGCCACCAGCTATTTCAGCAATGTGGTACCCGTTAAAGAGCGCATCGATAAACAGATGATTCAAAAAATGGATAGCCTCATCCGCTCGGAAATCGACTTTAAGGTTCAGGCGGGCATTATCGGTTCAAGTGCCGTCTCAATGGAAAGCAAAGTCATTGAAGCGCTTCAGGTTGAAGACCGTGAAGACCTTATTCCGCTTATTTCCGGCATTCGCGATCACTACGCCAAGCAAACCGATTACAAAAACATCGGTACTCAGATTATCACGGCGGACGGCCGCTCACTGATCAAATCCTGGGCTCCTGAAAGCTGGGGACAGGACTTGACCAACAGCCCGCTGATTCAGAGAGCAATGCAAGAAAAACACGCCTTCGGTGCGCTGGCAATCGGAGATCAAGGCGTGAGTGTCGTTGCCGTTTCGCCGATTTTCGATCATGCCGACAAGGATGCCTTTCTTGGTATGGTTTCTTTCAAACAAGGCTTGAAATCGGTTGTCAAAGACGTCAAAAAAACCATCAACGGCGACTGGATTCTACTCATCGATCGCAATTACATCAAAGACACCTATGGCACAATGCCGGTACTGGACGATAACACACCGATCGGTTCCCACTATATCCTGGCCAATAACCACTGGTTTGCGCCCGATGCGGTAAGTGCCCTGCAAAGCAGTTTTCAGGAGACTCCCGGTGAAGAAACCTCAATCACTCTGCACGATCACCAAGTTCAGGTGAACATTCCGGCTTTTGACGAAAACAACCGAATCATGGGGCGACATGTTTTTCTGCTCGACAACAGTGAATACATGGAACCGATCGAACATGCCGAATACGCCGCCTGGGAGCAGCTGATCGTCCTTTCTCTGGGAATCATCATGCTCAGTCTGGTCATCGTCTATACGGTTATTCGCCAAGTCATTCGCCCGCTGGAAAGCATGCAGGAGCAAACGGCTGAAATTCTCAGCAGTGGTAATTTCAGTCTGCGGATACCTAATTCATCCAAAGACGAAGTCGGTCAGACGGCCCATGCGATCAACACCCTGCTCAGTCAAGTATCGGTTGCACTGGACGAAGCCAACGACAGTGTTGCCGCGATGGCAAAGGGAGATTTTACCCAATGTATTCGCGGTGAATATCAAGGTGATTTGCTCGCTTTGAAAACCGGTGTCAACCAAAGCATCGATACCATCCAGAAAGTAATGAACGGCATTTCGCAAATGATGCAGGCACTGCGGGAAGGCGACTATCAGTTCCGCCTTTCTCTGCAAAGCGAGGGTGATTACGCACGCATCATCTCGGATGCCCAGCATGCAATCGAAAAAACCGATGCGGTTATTTCCGACATCAACCGCGTGATGACCGATATGCAAAGCGGCCACTTCCAGTCTCGCGTCGAAACCCCGGCCAACGGCCAGCTGGAACAACTCAAAGAACGAATCAATCTCTCGCTGGAATCTTTGAACAATGCCATGAACGACATCATTCATGTCGTCAGCGCTCAAAGTGAAGGCAATTTGACTACCATCATCGACAACGACTATCAGGGCGATTTAGCCACACTGAAAGAAGTCATCAATCAGTCCGCAGCCACATTGGCGGAAAGCATCGGCGTGGCCGTCAATGCCGCCAACAGTGTGCAACACGAGGCAAACGACCTCGCCAAAGACGCTAACGATTTAAGCGGCCGGATTCAGGAACAGGCCGCCGCGATTGAAGAAACCTCAGCAACCATGGAAGAGATGAACTCCGCCGTGCAAAATAATACCGAAAACGCCCACCGGGCTTCACAGGTAGTCGAACAGGTACAACAGGAAACCCAGCAGGCTGACCAGGTCATGCGCCGTACGATTGAAGCCATGACCGGCATTCACGAATCAAGCAACGAAATCGCCGATATCGTAACCCTGATCGACAGCATTGCCTTCCAGACCAACCTGCTGGCCTTGAACGCCGCCGTCGAAGCCGCGCGAGCCGGTGAACACGGCCGCGGTTTTGCCGTCGTAGCCGGTGAAGTTCGAGCGCTGGCACAGAAATCCGCAGAGGCGGCGAAAGAGATCAAATCGCTGATCGACGCAAATGTGGAACGCATCGGTCAAGGTACAGCTCTGGTGGATCAGTCCGGTCAAGTCATGCAGCAAATCGCCGCATCGATTTCCGAAGTCACCCGCATGATTCAGCAAATCAGCCACGCGTCATCGGAACAGGCCGAGGGCGTCAGCCAAGTCTATCAGGCAATCAGCGATATCGATTCGACCACACAGCAAAACTCTGCCGTCGTCGAACGAACTTCGGCATCAGCAGCGAAAATGAATCATCAGGCTTCCGAACTCAGTCTGAATATGGCTCATTTCAAAACTTGA
- a CDS encoding glutathione S-transferase family protein → MAKLELISFKLCPFVQRAVIVLKYKGIDFDITYIDLNEPPEWFKAISPLGQVPVLKVDGEVLFESAVIQEFVDEITPPSLHPQDPLIKAKHRAWMSFSSDIIFASHGMVTAQSEEEFIEKQLAVKGKLTRLEGVHSGGDYFAGEQLHLIDTTIAPLFMRLDFIKQLTGVDLLESLPKMQQWSKALLAMSAVRESVVPDLMAMYRMMVVKMDGVLASKLNDE, encoded by the coding sequence ATGGCGAAGTTAGAATTGATCAGTTTCAAATTATGTCCTTTTGTACAACGTGCGGTTATCGTATTGAAATATAAGGGAATTGATTTTGATATCACTTACATTGATCTGAACGAACCGCCGGAGTGGTTTAAAGCGATTTCTCCCTTAGGTCAGGTGCCGGTCTTGAAGGTCGATGGCGAAGTTTTATTTGAATCAGCAGTCATTCAGGAATTTGTCGATGAAATTACCCCGCCAAGTCTGCACCCGCAAGATCCGCTGATCAAAGCCAAGCATCGTGCCTGGATGAGTTTCAGCAGCGACATTATCTTTGCTTCTCATGGCATGGTTACGGCACAGAGTGAAGAGGAATTTATCGAGAAACAGTTGGCGGTCAAGGGCAAATTAACGCGCCTTGAAGGCGTGCATAGCGGTGGTGATTATTTTGCAGGAGAGCAGCTGCACCTGATTGATACGACGATCGCGCCCTTGTTCATGCGCTTGGATTTTATCAAGCAATTAACCGGAGTTGATTTACTTGAATCTCTGCCTAAAATGCAGCAATGGTCGAAAGCGCTTCTGGCAATGTCGGCCGTTCGGGAGTCAGTGGTTCCCGATTTAATGGCGATGTATCGTATGATGGTGGTGAAGATGGATGGTGTTCTGGCGAGCAAATTGAACGATGAGTGA
- a CDS encoding ABC transporter ATP-binding protein, which produces MFAFFEKLINPFPSEPSGRPPASLFAFCWHYTRGIWPYLAVLSILVAIVSVLEIMLFGFLGNIIDWLSSVEKATFLEQQSSTLWWMGIVILLLIPGVSALHALLLHQSIMGAYPTRIRWLGHRYLLGQSYAFYQDEFAGRIATKLLQSANAVRETVIKLLDVMIYVGVYFIGALILVASFEITIAVPFLVWLAFYILLLRLMLPRLGTAAKKMADKNSVMTGRIVDSYTNIMTVKLFAHAGREEIYGKDAMQGMLSAFQNMMRQSTLLEVTLNLLNALLLFSVGFAAIWAWLNDTASVGAAAVSIGLVLRLTGMSHWIMWEMSALFQNIGMVRDGMSVLSHEQNVRDQTDAPNLQITKGEVELDKITFHYGKGSGVIEKLSLKIRPGEKVGLVGHSGSGKTTLMNLLLRLYDLEDGAILIDGQNIAEVRQDSLRSHIGVVTQDSSLLHRSVAENIAYGCSNANMDDIVKAAKRANAHEFILELEDKNGQKGYEAQVGERGVKLSGGQRQRISIARMFLKNAPILILDEATSALDSEVESAIQEHLYDLMQGKTVISIAHRLSTIAAMDRLVVLEKGAIKEQGTHDELIHCNGIYANLWKHQSGGFIAE; this is translated from the coding sequence ATGTTCGCCTTTTTCGAAAAATTGATTAACCCCTTTCCTTCAGAACCTTCGGGGCGACCTCCGGCCAGTTTATTCGCTTTTTGCTGGCATTACACCAGAGGTATCTGGCCTTATCTGGCGGTTTTATCGATTCTGGTCGCCATCGTTTCCGTGCTGGAAATCATGTTGTTCGGTTTTCTCGGCAACATTATCGACTGGCTCTCTTCGGTAGAAAAAGCCACTTTTCTGGAACAGCAAAGCAGCACCCTCTGGTGGATGGGAATCGTCATTCTGCTTTTGATCCCCGGCGTTTCCGCTTTGCATGCGCTGCTGTTACACCAAAGTATTATGGGGGCTTACCCGACACGGATTCGCTGGCTAGGGCATCGTTATCTTCTCGGGCAAAGTTACGCATTCTATCAGGACGAATTTGCCGGACGCATTGCCACAAAACTTCTGCAAAGTGCCAATGCTGTCCGTGAAACGGTTATCAAACTGCTGGATGTGATGATCTATGTTGGTGTTTACTTTATTGGAGCCCTGATTCTGGTTGCCTCTTTTGAGATCACGATTGCCGTGCCCTTTCTTGTCTGGCTGGCATTTTACATCCTTCTGCTGCGTCTGATGCTGCCACGCCTCGGGACTGCGGCTAAGAAAATGGCGGATAAAAATTCGGTTATGACCGGACGGATCGTCGACAGCTATACCAATATTATGACCGTCAAACTTTTTGCTCACGCCGGCCGTGAAGAAATCTATGGCAAAGATGCCATGCAAGGAATGCTGTCCGCCTTCCAGAACATGATGCGTCAATCGACCCTTCTGGAGGTCACTCTTAATCTTCTTAACGCACTCCTGCTGTTCAGTGTCGGCTTTGCTGCCATCTGGGCCTGGTTAAACGATACCGCATCCGTCGGCGCCGCTGCCGTCAGCATCGGGCTGGTACTGCGTCTGACCGGTATGTCGCATTGGATCATGTGGGAAATGTCGGCTCTGTTCCAGAATATCGGCATGGTGCGTGACGGTATGAGCGTCCTTTCACATGAGCAAAACGTTCGAGATCAAACGGATGCGCCAAATCTTCAGATCACTAAAGGTGAAGTGGAACTGGACAAAATCACCTTTCATTACGGAAAAGGCAGTGGTGTCATAGAAAAACTTTCTCTTAAAATTCGTCCTGGTGAAAAAGTCGGTCTGGTCGGTCACTCCGGATCCGGGAAAACCACTTTGATGAATTTGCTGTTGCGCCTGTATGATCTGGAAGACGGCGCCATACTGATCGACGGCCAAAACATCGCGGAAGTCCGGCAAGACAGCCTGCGCAGTCATATCGGTGTTGTCACCCAAGACAGTTCACTTCTGCACCGTTCGGTTGCGGAAAACATTGCTTACGGATGCAGCAATGCAAACATGGATGACATCGTCAAAGCAGCCAAACGCGCCAATGCACACGAATTTATTCTCGAACTGGAAGATAAAAACGGACAAAAAGGTTATGAAGCTCAGGTCGGAGAACGCGGCGTAAAACTCTCCGGCGGGCAGCGTCAGCGCATTTCAATCGCCAGAATGTTCCTGAAAAATGCCCCGATTTTGATTCTCGACGAAGCAACATCCGCATTGGACTCTGAAGTGGAATCGGCCATTCAGGAACATCTTTACGATCTGATGCAGGGTAAAACCGTTATCAGCATCGCCCATCGCCTTTCCACGATCGCTGCCATGGATCGCTTGGTAGTGTTGGAAAAAGGAGCCATTAAAGAACAGGGAACGCACGATGAATTGATCCATTGCAATGGTATCTATGCCAATTTATGGAAACACCAGTCAGGCGGCTTTATTGCCGAATAA
- a CDS encoding tail fiber protein → MRNKLSLALLVAILAFANSAPSLAYEKPSTAYAGEIKLFAGPEAPKGYEFCDGRLLPLPLSSVKYWNLFSVIQWTFGGDKKATFALPDLREMEKSMGGVRFIIATEEVYFPY, encoded by the coding sequence ATGAGAAATAAATTATCTTTGGCACTCTTGGTTGCCATCCTTGCTTTTGCAAATTCAGCGCCTTCACTGGCGTATGAAAAGCCGTCAACAGCCTATGCGGGTGAAATCAAGCTGTTTGCGGGTCCGGAAGCGCCGAAAGGCTATGAATTTTGTGACGGCAGGCTGTTACCTTTGCCACTTTCTTCTGTAAAGTACTGGAACCTGTTTTCGGTCATTCAGTGGACTTTTGGCGGTGATAAAAAAGCCACTTTTGCGTTGCCGGATTTGAGGGAAATGGAAAAATCAATGGGAGGTGTAAGATTCATTATTGCTACGGAAGAAGTCTACTTTCCGTACTGA
- the thpR gene encoding RNA 2',3'-cyclic phosphodiesterase gives MRAFIAIPIDRERTWMLEAVLKRLQQQKWSDQVRWFLPKNFHITLHFLGANVPKSKITQVMNMMDSHLATEVSGFGIELDQVELFPSQQAPHTLIVSVRNNAGLQRLFESVESQLYSLGLEGKKRKFRPHISLGRIQTGAAAPDIRIPQNLAAVKLSLSVEKIVLFESELTRGAPIYTPLKVVTLPSQTSHI, from the coding sequence ATGCGCGCTTTTATTGCTATCCCAATTGATCGCGAGCGTACCTGGATGCTGGAGGCTGTGCTTAAACGGCTCCAGCAACAAAAATGGTCCGACCAAGTGCGTTGGTTTTTGCCGAAGAACTTTCATATTACCCTGCATTTTCTCGGGGCAAATGTTCCGAAATCGAAAATTACACAAGTGATGAATATGATGGATTCACATCTTGCAACAGAGGTTTCCGGATTCGGTATTGAGTTGGATCAGGTTGAACTGTTTCCTTCTCAGCAGGCTCCGCATACTTTGATCGTTTCCGTAAGAAATAATGCCGGGCTCCAACGTCTTTTCGAATCGGTTGAGTCGCAATTGTATTCTCTGGGACTGGAAGGCAAAAAGCGAAAGTTCCGCCCGCATATCAGCTTGGGGAGAATCCAAACTGGCGCAGCGGCACCCGACATCCGGATTCCTCAAAATTTGGCGGCGGTTAAACTTTCTCTGTCGGTTGAGAAAATTGTTCTTTTCGAAAGTGAATTAACCCGAGGCGCACCGATCTATACGCCTTTGAAAGTCGTGACTTTACCATCTCAAACCAGTCATATATAA
- a CDS encoding Crp/Fnr family transcriptional regulator, which produces MQTLTPENAAFIALRKSMAAYEPISEQTWRKFLNISTFRTLDREQILYRAGELPKSFAYVHRGLVRCFSQDEKGNEYNKNFFDEGKFPGAMSSLLTSNPSLLTFQTIERTQLIEIDFAAYRQLLFASDDLKRFQIHYLEKNWLLAKDAREIELVQEEATERYLRFISQYPQLAERLPQYHIASHLGITPTQLSRIRKKL; this is translated from the coding sequence ATGCAAACGCTGACTCCGGAAAATGCCGCTTTTATCGCCCTTAGAAAATCAATGGCAGCCTACGAACCCATCAGCGAACAGACATGGCGAAAATTCCTGAATATTTCAACGTTCAGGACGCTGGATCGAGAACAGATACTGTATCGTGCCGGCGAACTGCCTAAAAGCTTTGCCTACGTGCATAGAGGCTTGGTTCGCTGCTTTTCTCAGGATGAAAAAGGCAATGAATATAACAAAAATTTTTTTGACGAAGGCAAATTCCCGGGAGCTATGTCATCTCTGCTGACTTCCAACCCTTCCTTACTCACCTTCCAAACCATTGAACGCACACAGCTGATTGAAATTGATTTTGCAGCTTACAGACAGCTGCTGTTTGCAAGCGACGATCTGAAGCGATTCCAGATCCATTATCTGGAAAAAAACTGGCTGCTGGCCAAAGATGCCAGAGAAATCGAGCTTGTTCAGGAAGAAGCAACCGAGCGTTATTTACGATTTATCTCCCAATATCCGCAACTGGCGGAGCGTTTGCCCCAATACCATATCGCCTCGCACTTGGGAATAACCCCAACACAATTAAGCAGAATCCGAAAAAAACTCTGA
- a CDS encoding NAD(P)H-dependent oxidoreductase: MDLFAALNWRYAVRAFSEQKVPDKTLKALLDATRLSASSYGLQPYSLIVVESDEVREKLVPFSYGQDKVLNSSHLVVFAVHEQIGDETVDRYFNKYQQITGKPYSSFQDYSDHVKQAFASKTEEQKRDWAHQQAYIALGQFLTSAAMLKIDSCPMGGIDQQGYDQVLNLKQKALTTTVVCPIGYRHPDDHHAVAPKVRFEHHEMVMEI, translated from the coding sequence ATGGATTTATTTGCCGCATTAAACTGGCGTTACGCTGTAAGAGCTTTTTCAGAGCAGAAAGTTCCGGACAAAACGCTAAAGGCCCTGCTTGACGCAACGCGCCTCAGCGCATCCTCCTACGGCTTGCAGCCTTATTCGCTGATTGTTGTCGAATCTGACGAGGTGAGAGAAAAGCTCGTGCCGTTTTCATACGGTCAGGATAAAGTGCTGAACAGTTCACATCTGGTCGTATTTGCCGTGCATGAACAGATTGGCGATGAAACGGTAGACCGTTATTTTAATAAATATCAGCAGATTACCGGCAAACCATACAGCAGTTTCCAAGACTACTCCGATCACGTCAAGCAGGCATTTGCCTCGAAAACAGAGGAACAAAAGCGTGATTGGGCTCACCAGCAGGCCTATATCGCGCTCGGGCAATTTCTGACCAGCGCTGCCATGTTGAAGATCGACTCCTGCCCGATGGGCGGAATTGATCAGCAAGGCTATGACCAGGTCCTGAACCTGAAACAAAAAGCACTGACCACCACCGTGGTTTGCCCGATCGGATACCGCCATCCTGATGATCACCATGCAGTGGCGCCGAAAGTACGCTTTGAGCATCACGAAATGGTTATGGAGATTTAG
- a CDS encoding DMT family transporter: MISLQLLAILAGLAITVQATFNAKLGLLLKSSILATSLAFLFAFLFTLLFMLISNRDYPLWLEIKQVPWYLWFSGGALSAFGVGMFFYLIPKMGVGSMMSFALSGQIVLGLLASHYGWFDLPKTPITAIKFLGLITLIAGLFLINWESRYAA; the protein is encoded by the coding sequence ATGATTTCACTGCAGCTTCTTGCCATCCTTGCCGGATTGGCGATCACGGTGCAGGCAACCTTTAATGCAAAGCTCGGCCTGCTGCTGAAAAGTTCCATACTGGCGACCAGCCTGGCTTTCCTGTTTGCATTTCTGTTTACGCTCTTGTTCATGCTAATCTCAAACAGAGACTATCCGCTGTGGCTGGAAATTAAACAGGTGCCTTGGTACCTCTGGTTCAGCGGGGGGGCTTTAAGCGCGTTTGGCGTCGGTATGTTTTTCTATTTGATTCCCAAAATGGGCGTAGGTTCCATGATGTCCTTCGCCCTCTCGGGACAAATTGTGCTGGGTCTACTGGCCAGCCACTATGGCTGGTTCGACTTGCCAAAAACGCCGATAACAGCCATAAAATTTCTGGGGCTGATCACTCTGATCGCAGGACTATTCTTGATAAATTGGGAGAGCCGCTATGCCGCTTGA